One Oxalobacteraceae sp. CFBP 8761 genomic window, GCCACCCGAATGGCGCACGGTCGAGGAAGAACTGGCGCTGGCGCAGACGCTGCGCACCGAATGCCTGCCGGGCCGCCTGGTGCTGGTCGATTGCCTGACGCTGTGGGTCAGCAACCTGATGTTCTGCGATGGCCGGGAGTATCCCGAGGTCGGCGCATTGACGCTGCCGGACCGGTTCCATGAGGAGCGCGCGGCCCTGCTGGACCTGCTCGACGCGGGCGTGCCGGGCGACGTGGTCTTTGTGTCGAACGAAGTCGGCATGGGCATCGTGCCGTGGGGCGCGATCTCGCGCAGCTTTGCCGACGAAGCCGGGCGCCTGAACCAGGCGGTGGCGGCGCGCGTGGACCGCGCGGTGCTGGTGGCGGCCGGCCTGCCACTTGTTCTGAAGGGTTCCCTGTGCTGACTGGCTTGTCGTTGTCGACGGTGGCGCTGCTGCTGGTAGCAGGTGTTGTGCTCGACCTGCTGCTGGGCGAGACGCGGCGCTGGCATCCGCTGGTCGGCTTCGGCAATCTGGCGAACTTCATCGAGCGACGCCTGAACCGCGGCAACCTGCGCCTGCCGCGCGGCG contains:
- the cobU gene encoding bifunctional adenosylcobinamide kinase/adenosylcobinamide-phosphate guanylyltransferase; the encoded protein is MSATLVFGGARSGKSAFAERLARESGRVVVYIATSRAGDGEMAARIALHREQRPPEWRTVEEELALAQTLRTECLPGRLVLVDCLTLWVSNLMFCDGREYPEVGALTLPDRFHEERAALLDLLDAGVPGDVVFVSNEVGMGIVPWGAISRSFADEAGRLNQAVAARVDRAVLVAAGLPLVLKGSLC